One window of Papaver somniferum cultivar HN1 chromosome 9, ASM357369v1, whole genome shotgun sequence genomic DNA carries:
- the LOC113309687 gene encoding mediator of RNA polymerase II transcription subunit 15a-like isoform X1, translating to MDNNNWRPAKIEPNMDATDWRTQLQPDSRQRIVTKIMETLKRHLPISGPEGLVELNKIAVRFEEKIFTAATSQSDYLRKISLKMLTMETKSQTNGVANSLPLNTGGGSQNPQDPASHSMQSQVRNPGQSQIPLANPSQARQQLLTQNIQNNIANSGIQGPVALSSTLPSGASLSQSSVNQGSSMQSGMTQNSSGNLVGQGGVSSNMFANSTRQMQGRQLPQQAGSQQQQSQNSQQFLYQQQQLQQHLLKQKQQQQQQQLQGNIPSSIMQSHMQQQQPQQQQQNPMQSTQLQPTQQPHMQMSSGLQPSQSTLQQAQPSVMQSSSGLQQNPQSAVAQSTTNALQQHPQSVLRQPQQQSQQSMHQQAPVLHQQQHPVLPSQQHSQQQLNAPNLQQNQLIGQQNNVSDMQQQQQQQQQGLLNQQNNIANMQQHLLGNNIPHQQQLGQQSNMSGLQKQQQQPMHTMHQQGGKVQQQQNAQVSANMLQIQGQHTQSQPAQQQLMSQHPSQTTQMHQQLGLQQQPNSIQRDMQQRIQTSGGSMLNHQNLLDQKQAFHSQRPPPEASSTSGNAIIDAAIAGNSTAIGNVVDVQEEIYQTIKSMREKYLPDLSDMHQKISQKCQQHDSLPQPPKSEQIDRLKIFKNMLDKMMGFLNLPKNSVIPSLKDKLASYEKQIVNILNSNRPRKPGPPQQQIQPTGGHPLSIQQQQQQQLQQQQQHQLQQQQQQQQQQQQQQQQQQQQQQQQQQHQQQQQIQSQNPPLQQHENQMNSQMQPMILQNSGSSVQPTTMTSMNHGPPNLTGASTAQTNLLSSLQPGSTMESGQGNNSSSLQQVGVGSSLQHQSTGNALQQGNLNTMSQNAVNGLQGNINSLQMNQNMLQQHPHLKQQLQQQRQMHLHKQQQQQLLQQQQQQQQFQQLAHQSQKPQQSAQLQGHQMPQHQQMSEDIKVRQAMSYKGGMSQQHLAAAGLRAPYNHPMKPGSSFPIASPQVLSVASPQLSQHSPQIDQQSLLSSFTKTGTPLQSANSPFIIPSPSTPLAPSPLPGDPEKQTSGISSLSNAGNIGQVQNAASLGQAQSLAIGTPGISASPLLAEFTGPDGNHVTSSTITKLNVTEQPLERLLKAVKSMSPKAFNASVSDIGSVISMIDRIAGSAPGNGSRAAVGEDLVAMTKCRMQARNFIQQDGSSATKKMRRHTIAVPLNAVSSAGSVNDSFKHLVNMELSDLESTATSRMKRPRVEANHALLEEIGRINQRLIDTVVDISDEDVHPIAAAGAAEGGEGTVVKCSYNAVALSPNLKALYASAQMTPIQPLRLLVPTNYPNCSPILLDKFPVELSKEHEDLSTKAKSRFGISLRSLSQPMSLHDMVKTWDACARAVISDYARQRGGGSFSSRYGAWENCLSAA from the exons ATGGATAATAACAATTGGAGGCCTGCTAAAATTGAACCCAATATGGATGCTACTGATTGGAGAACACAACTTCAACCTGATTCTCGACAGAGAATTGTTACTAAGAT AATGGAAACTCTAAAGAGGCACCTTCCAATTTCTGGGCCAGAGGGATTGGTGGAGCTTAATAAAATTGCTGTTAGATTTGAGGAAAAAATATTCACTGCTGCCACAAGTCAG TCGGATTATTTACGAAAAATATCTTTGAAGATGCTGACAATGGAGACAAAATCTCAGACAAATGGAGTTGCTAATTCTTTACCGTTAAATACTGGTGGTGGTAGCCAAAATCCTCAAGATCCAG CGTCTCACAGTATGCAGTCCCAAGTGCGCAACCCAGGGCAGTCACAAATTCCTTTAGCCAACCCGTCTCAAGCACGGCAGCAGCTGTTAACCCAGAATATTCAGAATAACATAGCAAATTCTGGGATCCAAGGACCTGTGGCATTGTCTTCTACATTGCCATCTGGGGCCAGTCTCAGTCAATCCTCCGTTAATCAGGGATCCAGCATGCAGTCTGGAATGACACAAAATTCGTCTGGGAATCTAGTAGGTCAAGGAGGTGTATCATCGAATATGTTTGCTAACTCAACGAGGCAGATGCAAGGAAGGCAGCTTCCACAACAGGCCGGTTCTCAACAACAGCAGTCTCAGAATTCGCAGCAGTTTTTATATCAGCAACAACAGTTGCAACAACACCTTTTGaagcagaagcagcagcagcaacagcaacagctacAGGGGAACATTCCATCCTCAATTATGCAATCACACATGCAGCAACAACAgccacagcaacaacagcaaaacCCAATGCAGTCTACTCAACTGCAACCTACTCAACAGCCCCATATGCAAATGTCATCTGGTCTTCAGCCAAGCCAGTCCACTCTTCAACAGGCTCAGCCATCTGTGATGCAATCGTCTTCAGGTCTTCAACAGAACCCGCAGTCCGCAGTTGCACAGTCCACAACAAATGCTCTTCAACAACATCCACAGAGTGTCCTCAGGCAACCACAACAACAGTCTCAACAGTCTATGCACCAACAAGCTCCTGTTCTGCATCAGCAACAACATCCGGTTTTGCCTTCACAGCAGCATTCGCAGCAGCAACTAAATGCCCCAAACTTGCAACAGAATCAGTTAATTGGGCAACAAAACAATGTATCTGAtatgcagcaacaacagcagcagcagcaacaggggtTGCTAAACCAACAGAATAATATCGCAAATATGCAACAACATTTACTTGGAAATAATATCCCTCATCAGCAGCAGCTAGGTCAACAAAGTAACATGTCAGGGTTAcagaagcagcaacagcagccaATGCATACCATGCATCAGCAAGGGGGAAAGGTGCAGCAACAACAAAATGCACAGGTATCAGCAAATATGTTACAAATCCAAGGCCAACATACACAATCCCAACCAGCACAACAACAACTTATGTCTCAGCATCCATCTCAAACAACGCAAATGCATCAGCAACTGGGATTGCAGCAACAGCCGAACTCAATACAAAGGGATATGCAACAAAGGATTCAGACATCTGGTGGCTCGATGCTCAACCATCAAAATTTGTTGGACCAGAAGCAAGCGTTTCATTCACAGAGACCACCTCCAGAGGCCTCATCAA CGTCAGGAAATGCTATTATAGATGCAGCAATAGCAGGAAATTCAACAGCAATAGGAAATGTGGTCGACGTGCAGGAGGAGATTTATCAGACA ATTAAGTCCATGAGAGAAAAATACTTGCCAGATCTTAGCGACATGCACCAGAAGATCTCTCAAAAATGCCAACAG CATGATTCTCTTCCACAACCACCAAAGTCTGAACAAATTGATAggctcaaaattttcaaaaatatgtTGGACAAGATGATGGGGTTCTTGAATCTTCCAAAAAATAGTGTGATACCTAGTTTGAAAGATAAGCTGGCTTCTTATGAGAAACAGATCGTGAATATTCTGAACTCAAATCGCCCAAGGAAACCTGGTCCACCACAGCAACAAATTCAGCCAACTGGTGGCCACCCACTCTCCatacagcaacagcaacaacagcaactgcagcagcagcagcaacatcaactgcagcaacaacagcagcagcagcaacagcagcaacagcaacagcagcagcagcagcagcaacaacagcaacagcagcaacaccaacagcagcagcagatacAATCTCAAAATCCTCCGTTGCAGCAGCATGAAAACCAGATGAACTCCCAGATGCAACCAATGATCCTGCAGAATTCCGGATCATCTGTGCAACCAACTACTATGACAAGCATGAATCATGGTCCTCCAAACCTTACGGGTGCTTCAACGGCACAAACAAACCTGCTAAGTTCTTTGCAACCTGGTTCTACGATGGAGTCAGGCCAAGGTAACAATTCTAGTTCATTGCAACAGGTTGGCGTGGGTTCATCCCTTCAACATCAAAGTACTGGAAATGCACTCCAACAGGGAAACTTGAACACAATGTCCCAAAATGCTGTTAATGGGTTACAGGGTAATATTAATTCCCTCCAGATGAACCAAAACATGCTTCAACAACATCCACATCTGAAGCAACAACTTCAGCAGCAGCGGCAGATGCATCTGcataaacagcagcagcagcagttgttgcagcaacaacagcagcagcaacagttcCAGCAGTTGGCACACCAGTCTCAAAAGCCACAGCAATCTGCTCAATTACAGGGGCATCAAATGCCACAGCATCAGCAGATGAGCGAAGATATTAAAGTTAGACAGGCGATGAGTTACAAAGGAGGAATGTCTCAGCAACACCTTGCTGCTGCTGGCCTTCGGGCACCATACAACCATCCAATGAAGCCTGGTTCTTCGTTTCCCATAGCTTCCCCCCAAGTGCTTTCAGTAGCATCACCGCAGCTTTCTCAGCATTCACCTCAGATTGACCAGCAAAGCCTTTTATCATCCTTTACAAAAACAGGAACACCTCTGCAATCTGCAAACTCACCCTTTATTATCCCTTCTCCTTCTACACCCCTGGCTCCTTCTCCATTACCTGGGGATCCCGAGAAACAGACTTCTGGCATCTCCTCTCTTTCAAATGCAGGAAATATCGGGCAGGTACAGAATGCTGCTTCACTCGGTCAAGCACAATCTCTTGCTATCGGCACTCCTGGGATATCAGCCTCCCCCTTGCTCGCGGAGTTCACTGGTCCAGATGGCAATCACGTCACATCCTCCACAATCACTAAGCTAAATGTTACAGAGCAGCCTTTGGAACGCCTATTGAAAGCG GTAAAATCCATGTCTCCTAAAGCATTTAATGCTTCTGTCAGTGACATTGGGTCAGTCATTAGTATGATCGACAGGATAGCTGGATCTGCACCAGGTAATGGATCCAGAGCTGCTGTGGGTGAGGATTTGGTGGCTATGACAAAATGTCGTATGCAAGCAAGGAATTTTATTCAACAAGATGGAAGCTCAGCAACAAAGAAAATGAGGCGTCACACAATTGCAGTTCCCTTGAATGCAGTGTCATCAGCTGGCAGTGTGAACGATAGTTTTAAGCATTTGGTTAATATGGAACTGTCTGATCTTGAGTCAACTGCGACCTCTAGGATGAAGAGACCTCGAGTTGAG GCCAACCATGCGCTGCTGGAGGAAATTGGGAGGATTAATCAACGTCTAATCGACACTGTAGTGGATATCAGTGACGAGGATGTTCATCCAATTGCAGCTGCAGGTGCTGCTGAAGGTGGTGAAGGAACCGTTGTCAAGTGCTCCTATAACGCTGTTGCTCTCAGTCCAAACTTGAAGGCGCTGTATGCTTCAGCGCAAATG ACCCCAATTCAGCCCCTGAGGTTGCTCGTTCCCACAAATTATCCAAATTGTTCTCCGATACTCTTGGACAAGTTTCCAGTTGAATTGAG TAAGGAGCACGAAGATTTATCCACCAAGGCAAAATCGAGGTTCGGTATTTCTCTTCGCAGTCTTTCACAGCCGATGTCTCTTCACGATATGGTGAAGACCTGGGATGCATGTGCTCGAGCGGTGATATCTGATTATGCTCGCCAAAGAGGAGGAGGGAGCTTCAGCTCAAGATATGGTGCTTGGGAAAATTGCTTAAGTGCTGCTTGA
- the LOC113309687 gene encoding mediator of RNA polymerase II transcription subunit 15a-like isoform X2, producing MLTMETKSQTNGVANSLPLNTGGGSQNPQDPASHSMQSQVRNPGQSQIPLANPSQARQQLLTQNIQNNIANSGIQGPVALSSTLPSGASLSQSSVNQGSSMQSGMTQNSSGNLVGQGGVSSNMFANSTRQMQGRQLPQQAGSQQQQSQNSQQFLYQQQQLQQHLLKQKQQQQQQQLQGNIPSSIMQSHMQQQQPQQQQQNPMQSTQLQPTQQPHMQMSSGLQPSQSTLQQAQPSVMQSSSGLQQNPQSAVAQSTTNALQQHPQSVLRQPQQQSQQSMHQQAPVLHQQQHPVLPSQQHSQQQLNAPNLQQNQLIGQQNNVSDMQQQQQQQQQGLLNQQNNIANMQQHLLGNNIPHQQQLGQQSNMSGLQKQQQQPMHTMHQQGGKVQQQQNAQVSANMLQIQGQHTQSQPAQQQLMSQHPSQTTQMHQQLGLQQQPNSIQRDMQQRIQTSGGSMLNHQNLLDQKQAFHSQRPPPEASSTSGNAIIDAAIAGNSTAIGNVVDVQEEIYQTIKSMREKYLPDLSDMHQKISQKCQQHDSLPQPPKSEQIDRLKIFKNMLDKMMGFLNLPKNSVIPSLKDKLASYEKQIVNILNSNRPRKPGPPQQQIQPTGGHPLSIQQQQQQQLQQQQQHQLQQQQQQQQQQQQQQQQQQQQQQQQQQHQQQQQIQSQNPPLQQHENQMNSQMQPMILQNSGSSVQPTTMTSMNHGPPNLTGASTAQTNLLSSLQPGSTMESGQGNNSSSLQQVGVGSSLQHQSTGNALQQGNLNTMSQNAVNGLQGNINSLQMNQNMLQQHPHLKQQLQQQRQMHLHKQQQQQLLQQQQQQQQFQQLAHQSQKPQQSAQLQGHQMPQHQQMSEDIKVRQAMSYKGGMSQQHLAAAGLRAPYNHPMKPGSSFPIASPQVLSVASPQLSQHSPQIDQQSLLSSFTKTGTPLQSANSPFIIPSPSTPLAPSPLPGDPEKQTSGISSLSNAGNIGQVQNAASLGQAQSLAIGTPGISASPLLAEFTGPDGNHVTSSTITKLNVTEQPLERLLKAVKSMSPKAFNASVSDIGSVISMIDRIAGSAPGNGSRAAVGEDLVAMTKCRMQARNFIQQDGSSATKKMRRHTIAVPLNAVSSAGSVNDSFKHLVNMELSDLESTATSRMKRPRVEANHALLEEIGRINQRLIDTVVDISDEDVHPIAAAGAAEGGEGTVVKCSYNAVALSPNLKALYASAQMTPIQPLRLLVPTNYPNCSPILLDKFPVELSKEHEDLSTKAKSRFGISLRSLSQPMSLHDMVKTWDACARAVISDYARQRGGGSFSSRYGAWENCLSAA from the exons ATGCTGACAATGGAGACAAAATCTCAGACAAATGGAGTTGCTAATTCTTTACCGTTAAATACTGGTGGTGGTAGCCAAAATCCTCAAGATCCAG CGTCTCACAGTATGCAGTCCCAAGTGCGCAACCCAGGGCAGTCACAAATTCCTTTAGCCAACCCGTCTCAAGCACGGCAGCAGCTGTTAACCCAGAATATTCAGAATAACATAGCAAATTCTGGGATCCAAGGACCTGTGGCATTGTCTTCTACATTGCCATCTGGGGCCAGTCTCAGTCAATCCTCCGTTAATCAGGGATCCAGCATGCAGTCTGGAATGACACAAAATTCGTCTGGGAATCTAGTAGGTCAAGGAGGTGTATCATCGAATATGTTTGCTAACTCAACGAGGCAGATGCAAGGAAGGCAGCTTCCACAACAGGCCGGTTCTCAACAACAGCAGTCTCAGAATTCGCAGCAGTTTTTATATCAGCAACAACAGTTGCAACAACACCTTTTGaagcagaagcagcagcagcaacagcaacagctacAGGGGAACATTCCATCCTCAATTATGCAATCACACATGCAGCAACAACAgccacagcaacaacagcaaaacCCAATGCAGTCTACTCAACTGCAACCTACTCAACAGCCCCATATGCAAATGTCATCTGGTCTTCAGCCAAGCCAGTCCACTCTTCAACAGGCTCAGCCATCTGTGATGCAATCGTCTTCAGGTCTTCAACAGAACCCGCAGTCCGCAGTTGCACAGTCCACAACAAATGCTCTTCAACAACATCCACAGAGTGTCCTCAGGCAACCACAACAACAGTCTCAACAGTCTATGCACCAACAAGCTCCTGTTCTGCATCAGCAACAACATCCGGTTTTGCCTTCACAGCAGCATTCGCAGCAGCAACTAAATGCCCCAAACTTGCAACAGAATCAGTTAATTGGGCAACAAAACAATGTATCTGAtatgcagcaacaacagcagcagcagcaacaggggtTGCTAAACCAACAGAATAATATCGCAAATATGCAACAACATTTACTTGGAAATAATATCCCTCATCAGCAGCAGCTAGGTCAACAAAGTAACATGTCAGGGTTAcagaagcagcaacagcagccaATGCATACCATGCATCAGCAAGGGGGAAAGGTGCAGCAACAACAAAATGCACAGGTATCAGCAAATATGTTACAAATCCAAGGCCAACATACACAATCCCAACCAGCACAACAACAACTTATGTCTCAGCATCCATCTCAAACAACGCAAATGCATCAGCAACTGGGATTGCAGCAACAGCCGAACTCAATACAAAGGGATATGCAACAAAGGATTCAGACATCTGGTGGCTCGATGCTCAACCATCAAAATTTGTTGGACCAGAAGCAAGCGTTTCATTCACAGAGACCACCTCCAGAGGCCTCATCAA CGTCAGGAAATGCTATTATAGATGCAGCAATAGCAGGAAATTCAACAGCAATAGGAAATGTGGTCGACGTGCAGGAGGAGATTTATCAGACA ATTAAGTCCATGAGAGAAAAATACTTGCCAGATCTTAGCGACATGCACCAGAAGATCTCTCAAAAATGCCAACAG CATGATTCTCTTCCACAACCACCAAAGTCTGAACAAATTGATAggctcaaaattttcaaaaatatgtTGGACAAGATGATGGGGTTCTTGAATCTTCCAAAAAATAGTGTGATACCTAGTTTGAAAGATAAGCTGGCTTCTTATGAGAAACAGATCGTGAATATTCTGAACTCAAATCGCCCAAGGAAACCTGGTCCACCACAGCAACAAATTCAGCCAACTGGTGGCCACCCACTCTCCatacagcaacagcaacaacagcaactgcagcagcagcagcaacatcaactgcagcaacaacagcagcagcagcaacagcagcaacagcaacagcagcagcagcagcagcaacaacagcaacagcagcaacaccaacagcagcagcagatacAATCTCAAAATCCTCCGTTGCAGCAGCATGAAAACCAGATGAACTCCCAGATGCAACCAATGATCCTGCAGAATTCCGGATCATCTGTGCAACCAACTACTATGACAAGCATGAATCATGGTCCTCCAAACCTTACGGGTGCTTCAACGGCACAAACAAACCTGCTAAGTTCTTTGCAACCTGGTTCTACGATGGAGTCAGGCCAAGGTAACAATTCTAGTTCATTGCAACAGGTTGGCGTGGGTTCATCCCTTCAACATCAAAGTACTGGAAATGCACTCCAACAGGGAAACTTGAACACAATGTCCCAAAATGCTGTTAATGGGTTACAGGGTAATATTAATTCCCTCCAGATGAACCAAAACATGCTTCAACAACATCCACATCTGAAGCAACAACTTCAGCAGCAGCGGCAGATGCATCTGcataaacagcagcagcagcagttgttgcagcaacaacagcagcagcaacagttcCAGCAGTTGGCACACCAGTCTCAAAAGCCACAGCAATCTGCTCAATTACAGGGGCATCAAATGCCACAGCATCAGCAGATGAGCGAAGATATTAAAGTTAGACAGGCGATGAGTTACAAAGGAGGAATGTCTCAGCAACACCTTGCTGCTGCTGGCCTTCGGGCACCATACAACCATCCAATGAAGCCTGGTTCTTCGTTTCCCATAGCTTCCCCCCAAGTGCTTTCAGTAGCATCACCGCAGCTTTCTCAGCATTCACCTCAGATTGACCAGCAAAGCCTTTTATCATCCTTTACAAAAACAGGAACACCTCTGCAATCTGCAAACTCACCCTTTATTATCCCTTCTCCTTCTACACCCCTGGCTCCTTCTCCATTACCTGGGGATCCCGAGAAACAGACTTCTGGCATCTCCTCTCTTTCAAATGCAGGAAATATCGGGCAGGTACAGAATGCTGCTTCACTCGGTCAAGCACAATCTCTTGCTATCGGCACTCCTGGGATATCAGCCTCCCCCTTGCTCGCGGAGTTCACTGGTCCAGATGGCAATCACGTCACATCCTCCACAATCACTAAGCTAAATGTTACAGAGCAGCCTTTGGAACGCCTATTGAAAGCG GTAAAATCCATGTCTCCTAAAGCATTTAATGCTTCTGTCAGTGACATTGGGTCAGTCATTAGTATGATCGACAGGATAGCTGGATCTGCACCAGGTAATGGATCCAGAGCTGCTGTGGGTGAGGATTTGGTGGCTATGACAAAATGTCGTATGCAAGCAAGGAATTTTATTCAACAAGATGGAAGCTCAGCAACAAAGAAAATGAGGCGTCACACAATTGCAGTTCCCTTGAATGCAGTGTCATCAGCTGGCAGTGTGAACGATAGTTTTAAGCATTTGGTTAATATGGAACTGTCTGATCTTGAGTCAACTGCGACCTCTAGGATGAAGAGACCTCGAGTTGAG GCCAACCATGCGCTGCTGGAGGAAATTGGGAGGATTAATCAACGTCTAATCGACACTGTAGTGGATATCAGTGACGAGGATGTTCATCCAATTGCAGCTGCAGGTGCTGCTGAAGGTGGTGAAGGAACCGTTGTCAAGTGCTCCTATAACGCTGTTGCTCTCAGTCCAAACTTGAAGGCGCTGTATGCTTCAGCGCAAATG ACCCCAATTCAGCCCCTGAGGTTGCTCGTTCCCACAAATTATCCAAATTGTTCTCCGATACTCTTGGACAAGTTTCCAGTTGAATTGAG TAAGGAGCACGAAGATTTATCCACCAAGGCAAAATCGAGGTTCGGTATTTCTCTTCGCAGTCTTTCACAGCCGATGTCTCTTCACGATATGGTGAAGACCTGGGATGCATGTGCTCGAGCGGTGATATCTGATTATGCTCGCCAAAGAGGAGGAGGGAGCTTCAGCTCAAGATATGGTGCTTGGGAAAATTGCTTAAGTGCTGCTTGA